Proteins encoded by one window of Oreochromis niloticus isolate F11D_XX linkage group LG17, O_niloticus_UMD_NMBU, whole genome shotgun sequence:
- the pdcb gene encoding phosducin b, with the protein MSEQLIDLEETATHTGPKGVINDWRRFKLESMDQENLNPAKRELLRQMSSPSRAKDTSRANLNRKMSVQEYELLKEEDEGCLKSYRKRCMQEMHDKLSFGPKFEGVYDLDSGEAFLEVIEKEHHSTVVVVHIYKNGIKGCEALNSCLDCLATEYPTVKFCRIDAVASGAAERFSDEYLPTLLVYKAGELLGNFLSCTQHLNEEFFATDVEGFLNSYGLLPEKELPQMEDDEENDIE; encoded by the exons ATGTCTGAGCAACTGATTGACTTGGAAGAGACCGCGacccacacag GCCCCAAAGGGGTGATCAATGACTGGAGGAGGTTTAAGTTGGAGAGCATGGACCAAGAAAACTTGAATCCTGCAAAAAGGGAACTGCTGAGACAAATGTCATCCCCCAGCAGAGCAAAAGATACCTCCAGAGCAAACCTTAACCGCAAG ATGAGTGTCCAAGAGTACGAACTGCTTaaggaggaggatgaaggaTGTCTAAAGAGCTACAGAAAGCGGTGCATGCAAGAGATGCATGACAAGCTCAGCTTTGGGCCAAAGTTTGAAGGCGTGTATGACCTGGACAGTGGAGAGGCTTTCCTAGAAGTTATTGAAAAGGAGCATCACAGCACGGTTGTGGTTGTGCACATCTACAAGAATGGGATTAAAGGCTGCGAGGCACTCAACAGCTGCCTTGACTGCCTGGCCACTGAGTATCCCACCGTAAAGTTCTGCAGGATTGACGCCGTCGCCTCCGGTGCCGCCGAGCGCTTCTCGGATGAATATTTACCCACACTGCTCGTGTACAAAGCTGGAGAGCTACTGGGAAACTTCCTGTCCTGCACACAGCATCTAAATGAAGAATTCTTTGCTACTGACGTGGAGGGTTTCCTCAACAGCTACGGCCTGTTGCCAGAGAAAGAGCTGCCTCAGATGGAAGACGATGAAGAGAACGACATAGAGTAA
- the ptgs2b gene encoding prostaglandin G/H synthase 2, translated as MKQKRSLRSMNKLTLLFFLLALCFLVGETVNPCCSEPCQNRGVCSPLGSEEYECDCTRTGYYGQNCTTPEFFTWIKVSLKPTPNTVHYILTHFKGFWNIVNSISFLRDVIMRYVLTSRSHLIDSPPTYNADYGYKSWEAYSNLSYYTRSLPPVPQDCPTPMGVVGKKELPDVKVLAEKLLMRRQFIPDPQGTSLMFAFFAQHFTHQFFKSDMKRGPAFTVAKGHGVDLNHIYGDNLEKQHKLRLFKDGKLKYQMLDGEMYPPTVKEVGVEMHYPPHVPDSHRFAVGHEAFGLVPGLMMYATIWLREHNRVCDVLKEVHPYWDDERLFQTARLILIGETIKIVIEDYVQHLSGYHFKLKFDPELLFNQRFQYQNRIASEFNTLYHWHPLMPDSFHIEETDYSYKQFVFNTSVVTEHGISNLVESFTNQIAGRVAGGRNVPGPILYVAIKSIENSRQMRYQSLNAYRKRFSMKPYTSFEDLTGEKEMAAVLEELYGDVDAVELYPGLLVEKPRPNGIFGETMVEMGAPFSLKGLMGNPICSPEYWKPSTFGGTVGFDMVNTASLQKLVCNNVQGPCPVASFHVPDVKETGPMIINSSTSQSRGSDINPTIILKERTTEL; from the exons ATGAAACAAAAGCGGAGTCTTCGGAGCATGAACAAACTCACtttgctgtttttcctgttgGCCCTGTGCTTTCTTGTCGGCGAAACTG TTAACCCATGTTGCTCAGAGCCATGCCAGAACAGGGGTGTCTGCTCACCACTGGGCTCAGAAGAATACGAGTGTGACTGCACACGCACGGGGTACTATGGGCAAAACTGCACAACAC CTGAATTCTTCACCTGGATCAAAGTGTCTCTGAAGCCAACACCCAACACAGTCCACTACATCCTGACCCACTTCAAGGGTTTCTGGAACATCGTCAACAGCATCTCATTCCTCAGGGATGTCATCATGAGATATGTGCTGACAT CCCGATCCCACTTGATTGACAGTCCTCCAACTTATAATGCTGATTACGGCTATAAGAGCTGGGAAGCCTACTCCAACCTTTCCTACTATACACGCTCCCTCCCCCCTGTGCCGCAGGATTGCCCAACCCCTATGGGAGTAGTAG GCAAAAAGGAGCTACCTGATGTTAAAGTTCTGGCTGAGAAGCTCTTAATGAGGAGACAGTTTATACCAGACCCGCAGGGCACCAGTTTGATGTTTGCCTTCTTCGCACAGCACTTCACCCACCAGTTCTTCAAATCTGACATGAAGAGAGGGCCTGCTTTCACTGTTGCTAAGGGTCATGGG GTGGACCTCAACCACATCTACGGTGACAACCTGGAGAAGCAGCACAAGCTGAGACTCTTTAAGGATGGCAAGCTGAAATATCAG ATGCTTGATGGAGAGATGTACCCCCCGACAGTTAAGGAAGTGGGTGTCGAGATGCATTACCCCCCTCACGTCCCAGATTCTCACCGCTTCGCTGTCGGCCACGAGGCATTCGGCCTGGTCCCTGGTCTGATGATGTACGCCACCATCTGGCTCCGCGAACACAACCGTGTGTGCGATGTGCTGAAAGAGGTCCACCCATACTGGGATGACGAAAGACTCTTCCAGACCGCACGGCTCATCCTAATCG GTGAGACCATCAAAATCGTGATTGAGGACTACGTGCAGCATCTCAGTGGCTATCACTTCAAACTGAAGTTTGACCCTGAGCTGCTCTTTAACCAGCGCTTCCAGTACCAGAACCGCATTGCATCCGAGTTCAACACCCTTTATCACTGGCACCCTCTGATGCCTGATAGTTTCCACATTGAGGAGACAGATTACAGCTACAAGCAGTTTGTCTTCAACACCTCTGTCGTGACTGAGCACGGCATCAGCAACCTGGTGGAGTCGTTCACCAATCAGATTGCCGGACGG GTTGCTGGTGGTCGAAATGTCCCCGGACCCATCTTGTATGTGGCCATTAAGTCCATAGAGAACAGCAGACAAATGCGTTACCAGTCCCTTAACGCCTACAGGAAACGATTCTCCATGAAGCCCTACACGTCTTTCGAAGACCTGACAG GGGAGAAAGAAATGGCTGCGGTGCTGGAGGAGCTGTACGGGGACGTCGATGCTGTGGAGCTCTACCCGGGCCTGCTGGTGGAGAAGCCCAGACCTAACGGCATCTTTGGGGAAACAATGGTGGAGATGGGGGCTCCTTTCTCCCTCAAGGGCCTAATGGGAAATCCCATCTGCTCCCCGGAGTACTGGAAGCCCAGCACCTTCGGAGGCACAGTCGGCTTCGACATGGTCAACACCGCCTCGCTCCAGAAGCTGGTGTGCAATAACGTGCAGGGTCCCTGCCCCGTGGCGTCCTTTCATGTGCCTGACGTTAAAGAGACCGGGCCCATGATCATCAACTCAAGCACGTCGCAGTCGAGGGGCAGCGACATCAACCCCACCATCATTTTGAAAGAAAGGACTACTGAGCTCTAA